In the Pleurodeles waltl isolate 20211129_DDA chromosome 3_1, aPleWal1.hap1.20221129, whole genome shotgun sequence genome, agaaaaatgacagAGTTAAATctacgagatttcactgcaccatttttcccgtcatttttcaggcgttaaagtgacgctcccattgtttccagtGGGCCTCCCCAatcattgctggactagcaccataatttttgGCACTTGTTGACCGATGCTCCACAATAGCTTTGTGCTAATGTGTGccctattataaatacggcactatCATGGTGACGTGgaggggggggcacaagaaaagtggcacatcatagctgatatgccacttttttgtaaatatgccctcaagtTTGCTGTGCCCAGCTCTTAGCAGAAAATAGCACGTTGCTATTCCCAAATAGATACTGAGAACAGCCTCAAACTTTAGAGACCTTATGCAGAGTTCTACAGTGGCACTACTATGGGAAGGGCTTTCCACTTTGGTTGTGTCTGAGTGGGGGGGGGTTAATTGGTTTATTTGGAAGAGAGTGTGGACTGCCTCCAACCCCTTAATGCTCTAAACCTTGTGTGAAGATTCGTGGCTTTATTAGTTGTACTTTGTTATGTGCCAGTTTCTGTCTTGGATTAGATCCATACACCTATCTGCATTTGACAAGAAACTGGCTTTGCTttcatttatatttaatttatattcTGTATAATTAAAGTTTTGTTTACAAATAACCTCTCACATGCTACGTCTCCACCCCACCACGTCTCTCCTCTAGCACAGCAGTCTCACACGTGCAGCTGTCCTTTGACCATTCTTAAGTCGAATTATGTTTAGATGTTTCCACTCCTTTTTCCCCCTAAACCCTCATCTTCTCCCAGCTCATACTGTCGCTTCTTATTTTGCAGGACTGGAATCTCTCCGTGACAGTGCTCACTCCACCCCGGTGCGCTCAACCTCTCACAACGACACCTTTGGGAGCCACGCTCGAAATTTCACAGTAGAGCGTGGCACTGGGGCCACCGTGATATCAGACGAGGCCTACAACCCTTCGGAAAGCATGCTCCCGACGCCGGTGGCCGAGAAGAACCTGGAGCTGGTCCTGGGCCGTCAAATCAATGGCGCTCCCTGCAGCATCGAGGAGGAGAGGGAGTCGGAGCCAGGTACCCCTGTGCCGCTGACCGAGGAGGCTGGAGGTCTGCTGCCCTGTGCTCTGACAGCCAGTGGGGAGGCGGAGCCACCAAACACTGTGGCACTCAGCGTCCTGCGCCTGCTCCCCGTGGCGCTCGGCATCCTCTTTGCattgctcctcctcctcatcatcctcacgGAGTCTGACCTGGACATTGCGTTCCTGCGTGATATCCGTCAGACACCAGAGTTTGAGCAGTTCCACTACCAGTACTTCTGCCCCCTGCGGAGATGGTGTGCGTGCAGGGTGCGGACCCTGCTCAgcctcctgctggactcctgaagGTGGCCCAGGGCACTGGGAGGACAATGTAACGATTGTGTGACACGCGCACTGTGAACCCGTGCAATGTGGGAGAACCAGCGAAGGGCCAAAAGAGACGGGACGGCGAGATGATTTTGCCTCCACAGACTAGACATCCGTCCACTGCTTGTGGAGTCCACCTGCCCTGTGTGTGGGGCTGGCGGCATCTCTGCGTGCCTTGGGGAGCCCTGATGAGGTTTCTGAGTGTCTCTTACAGAAGAAGATTGTTAATTTTCGCTTACGAATAATGTATTTCTTTAGACCAGGAGATGGGAGGGGTTATAGAATAGATGTTTGCCATTAGCAGCCTTTCCTTCCCGCTGCTCGCTTGTATTAGATGTGGCCTTTAGCATTAGGGCGTTGTAGGCTATgctcccttcccctgccctccgaCCACACCAGCACTTACCACACCCAGCAGCCAAAGTCTGGTGCGGGTAACTAGAAGGAGATTGCAACAGTGATGGAGAGAGTGTAAGTGTGGATGGGAGcatgtttgtggctgtctgtgcTTTCACGTGTaattgagtgtatgtatgtgtgccagaGTATCAGCATGAGAAACAGTGGGGTCAGATGAGACAAAAGAATTAATGGAGCCCCGTGTGGCATCACCGTCCTGGCCAGTGACTGCCCACGTGCTTCTGCTAAGTATGTGGTTTCAGTAAATTCTGTCCTCTCCAAGTGAACTTCCCACTTAACTTTCCGATCTCAGTACCTCTAGAACTGCTGTAAACAAAGTATTGCTCTTGAATCAAGAATTCTGTGCGCTGTTATGAAGAGTTCTACATTTTTTTACATCCTCCATCGTCGGGCTAGAGCCCTCCAAAATGCGTTGTCTACAATGTGTAGTATTTTTTATCTGTGTAATGATGAAGCAAACGAGCTTCTACAATCTCTTGATATTAATatgtatagaaagaaaaaaaactaggaCCTATCTTCAGTTGGAGTCTCACCGAGGCATGAATCCATCAGAGCTACGGAGGGAAGGCCATGGTGGCTTTATATAGGAGTCCAAAGCAGGAAATGCAGTATTACCATTCAATAACGTCTGCAACGTGGAGCCCTGCATAGCACCTCGGGACCCCTGCAGAACAGAAGCACTATCTATTCATCTTAAAGAGCAAGCGATTTTAGTGAGGACTTCATACCCACCGTAATGTCCATCAAAGAATCAGACCCGAGAAAGACACTAATGCCTCACTTGCCCTCCAGGTGACATCTTCGCAAACATAAGTCATAGTGACAGTGTAAAAAAAGTGTCACTGCAGCAACCATTGTATTAGAGCTTTGTCCAAGGCAATGAAGTTTCCATCTCAAAGCCGGGATATTGTCACGGGACAGCCACTTTGCAAGAAACTATATATTTTTGAAGTCCAATGTGCTGACCATGAGCTACTTCGTGGCTTCAGTAATAGAGCGGAAGCTCTGGCAAAGCTGCTACATGTGGATTTAGAGATGAGGTACGCAGGAAACCGGGCATGTCAACCAGAGAAACATGCAAAAGCTGCAGCCACCTAGCAGGCCAAGAGCAGCATGGGCTGGGTTACTCAAAGTACCCCAGTGAAGCTCAAGGACTGAACCTCACACTGTTCATATGAATCCAAGCATAAAGAATAGCAAATAGAGGGGACCATTTCGAAGTTTAAAGTAAACCTTCTAGTCACAAAGGGTGGCCAAAAGCTGTGCAATAACAAACAGGATTCTTACTTCTTTTTAAGCCTCAAGAAAAAGAGATAGCTTGATGGGAGCTGCCACACAGACCATGAATGAGAATTGTCAACTTTCCAGGGCACAGGGAATCTTGGTTGCTCTAGAGGCTTAAGAGGTACATTTAATCCTCTGTTCCTCAGGGTAATGTTTTCCAAGCTGGCAAGACCAGAGCCAGATTCCCAGAAAACCTAAAACCACAGCTTCTGTATTGTGTGAGAGGGCCAACAGTTTCAATACATATCTTAAAATTGAAAGGTATAAGGGTTGTTCACTGCAGCATTTTGCTGCAAGTGGATTCCCTGTCACACTCTGCGTCTTTTCATACAGTACAGGAATGCACCAGTACAGCATTGTCGGAGGGCAGGGTAATGGCAGGCGCCAGCAGATCTGAGCAGGCCGGAAGTAATCAAAGAGGCAGGAGGAGGATAGAACTGGGAACTGATATAGGAAGGTCGCACAGAAAGGAGGCAGAGTGCTGGCCAGAAGCAATATTTTAGTTGTGTGACACCATGTTAGGAAGTTCCTTTTCCGCCAGAGACTTCCCATCTGAAACACATGCTGACAGCCTTGtggtgaaggtggggagtaacatGGAGCAGGACTCTGGTTCAGACTGTGCTTTGAGATTTCGGATCTGGACACTCGTTTAATGACCTGTACACACACACTGCCCAGCACGCACTGGCTGCCTCTGCGATactcagcctttgacactgtgctTGTACTGAGATTTGCTATGCTAGCAGTTCATTATTATGACCTGTCCCCATTGAGGAACTATAGATATTCAAACATGATGCACTGCTCAAACCTGACTGCCCAACCCTGGCTGCCAGTATGGTATTTGTCCCTCCCCAGCTTCTTATGACATTGGTATCCCGCCCTTATTCATGCTAGGTCTGTCGCAGGCCAAACCCCAACAATGATCGGGCCTCAACACTTCTCTGGCCATAATGCCAGTTTATTTTTCTGCTCCCTTTATGCCAGCACTTTCTTTCCTCTGCCCATCGGTGCTATGATAGAACCAATGAGTTGTACTGCACCTCCGTTTTGGTCAAAACCCTCTGATGATTCTTGTATCGCTTTCAAGAAGTTATTGGCCAAGGATTTACTTTCCCTGCCATAATGGACAATGCCACAGTATGGATGGCTCTAAAGTTCAGCAAACCTTTGTCAGCCTAAAATTGTATGCTAGTCCTAGCCGGAGGTCAACACTCCTTGCACCAGTATATGCGGAAGCATACCTGTAGATAGTAACTTTTTGCATAGAGCTTCATCTCAGTTTTAGCTATTTAGAAAGCGAATATGAAGGATAAAAGGCTCAGTTAACTTAAAAATGATCCAAACACACCTCAAGATTACAGAAGACAATGTCAGCAAGCAGTTACCTCTTAAGCTTCAATTAGCCTGCCCTTTAGCAAGAAATTAGACTGCAAGGACACAAGCCAGGCAAGACCCATGGATTTTTCTCAGAGGTCATGCAAAATATTAGTCTTTCCCTTCAGTCTGTTTAATTTATGTACATCCAGTCACCCTCTATAAGTTAGTAAATGTTTGATAGCTTTTGGAGGAATTGACGGGAGTCCAGTGTGATTCTTTCCTAGCACGTGCAGCTTTTTAAGTCCATTTGACACAGTGGTGCAGGCATTTCCTGTGAACAATATAAGTGGTTACAGAGGTGTCAGGTGTCACTGATACTGTGTTCTGGCAGTTACAGTGGCCAGGTTCTTCACTCTGTATGCAGATCTACCTGGCACACCAGTGAGATAAGAAGGAGGATGTCTTTGCTAATTGATATTCCCCACCTAATGCTTAGTGGTTTGGGGGCGATGGACTGCAGTGGACAAATTTGCTAGTATGAGTATTTTACCTCTCATTGCATCCAAAGGCAAGTACTTCAGACTGATCCACCATGGCCCTTCTGAGGGTTCACAACCTGTGAATTGTGGGGGACAGATTGTCTAATAAATACATTGGCACATTAAACTATCTATAGCCCTGGATAACTCATTCCATTGGCTTAGAGTGCAAGGCTACCTGTCTTTACAGTAGCATATGTACAAAAGCAAGATGGTACTCCCTCCCAAGAGATCTACTGCCAGAAGACAGCGCTGAGCGAACAGCTGCTGAGCAACATCATCTTGCTAGTGGCCACCCACTTTGCAGGAATCCTGAATCTCGAATCTCCAGGACAACACACTAAGCACTTCTTCATATTTCTTCACAGGTTtaaccctcctttgtgtgctaaagGTCTGAGGTGTTGGAGTTGAACAGGTTTGCATCAGAAGTCAATAGAAATCTTCCTCTCATAGCACCTTGAATGGTGAGGGAGTAGGTTCCCTAGAGAACACTCTCCTTTTCTACTGGAGACACAGATTACTTTATGCGATCCTGTCTAATCTAGTgatttccacagctgaacaaaagAAAATAATATCCCTAGAGGTGGCCCCTAATTTTAGGGGCAATCTTTGACCCAACCCGGACTTCCCAAATTTTGTAAGCTTCAACCAGTTTTGTCAACTTTGACTCTTTCAGGCATTGGCCGTCAGGAATAGGAAACCACTGTCAAATACAACTATTTTTGGAAGCAGTTATTTCAGTCAGGTGGGTATTAGAAATTCAGTATCCTTCTGTATAGGAGTGGTATATGGCATACACCATGTAATTCACCATTTTTCATACTAAGAAGGGTTATGTGTATTCCAAGAGGGGcattgtatttggacatttttttcaaatatttctaaGGACACAGGAAGAGTTCCTCACAAAATGGATTTTCGACAAGCTTCTACATTTTATTTGACTTGCACAAAAGCCTTAAAGGAATTCTGATAGGCTCCTCATTATCTATGGCAACCCATTCTGGGACATATGTGATTCGGAGGCCTATCATGCTAGGAATTTGTTTTGTGCATTATAGATCAATACAGATCAAATGCCATGCACCCTTTTTTATGTGGTGTACATACCAAACAGCTTCTGTAGCCTTTCAGTTCCATGAACTACGTGAGATTACCCATAGGAAGTACTTGGATTTTTTTCTGAATACATAGCTTTCAGCTCCAGATTAGATGCCCAGTTTGACCAAACAGTATTGACAAATATATTCCTGTTGGTCTCCTGATTTGTTTTGCTTCCACCAACAAACATTAGGATGCTGAAAAATGTAAATTCAGAAGAAGAGGACTTGATATAGGAGAAATTACTAACTATCCACTAAATTGGACCTTATGCATCTAGAGGGTTATTTAATTTTAGACGGGCTGCCAAAAAGGCTGCATAAGAGAAGTTACAGTGTATTTCTGACAGTGGTCACACCTGTACCCAAGCTTCAAATTCGTATCAGATTTGTTGTTGTACAAAAATGTGCCCGGGTCCTATGAGACCGATGGAAGCTGCACTGGGAACTAGAAGTAGAGGGGGAAATCACTGAATAACTTGTACTGAGAATAAGAATACAACATGATCACTAAGCAAGCAAAAAGTACAATGTGATGCTTTCCATACATAAAGAGGACTCCCCTGAGAGTGGAAACTGGAGGTTGACATCGTCAATGAACAACTGAAAAAGTGACTAAAGGCAAAAGCAGAGTTAAGATTTCTTTTTATAGCATGTAATGTCATAATGAGCTTTAAAAGAAATTACATATTTTACAGTGGTGCCCTTGCTGATGCCTGAGAATATAAAATGTGCAACTTAATtttcatattgttttggaaatgtaCTCCAAATAGAATGTGTTAAACGTCGAAAAAGAGACCCTGATTCGGGTTGACATGGATTCCTCATAAAAAATACAATGCCCTGACATTCAAGCAGAAACAAGTACTGCGAAGAAGAAAAAGGCTTCTTGAACAATAATGTGCCACTCCTGAAGTACAGAAGTGACTCCTGGCTAAGAATGTGCACAAATAAATCCACACTGTGGACAATCATATTCAGATAATCACTGGAAGAGAACCCCTCTATCTGCTAGTCTTCTCTGCTCTATCTCTTTTCATTTTGCTACTCATGTCAAGCCTTGCTTGCACTTTCCATTTATCACATAGGTTTGTCTGAATCTGACAATTACTGGCTTGTGGCAATGTTAGTGAGTGGGCTGTCAATGCACAGTTGATGATAAGTGTCTTAATAGTGGGTTGATACAGTAGATGGTATTTGTGAGAAGTTTATCGTTGTTAGGTAAGGATTATTTTTGGTGGTTGGTTGTTATTGGATTAAGTCTGTTTGCTTCTGTGTTAGATATGATTAGcggttgctctctgctgatgaaatgCGTCTCATGGTTTGATGGTTGAATGTGATATTTGTTAGATATAATTAGcggttgctctctgctgatgaaatgCGTTTCATGGTTTGATGGTAGAATGTAGGTATATGTGCACAGTTAATATTGGGAAAGTTTAATGGTTGTTTCAGGTTGGCtgtttggttgtgtgtggttgGTTACCGGGTTACTCATTTTTTGGAAGTTGGTTGATAATGGCTGGAGGATATTTCTGCAGGTGATGATTATTAAAGTTAGGGATTGTCATAGATTTCTTGTTCTTGGGTGGGATAGTTGTTTGCAGTTGGCATTTGGTGGATCATGCTTCTTTTAGTCTATTTGTAGATAAGTGTTTGTGCACGTTTACTGATAGTCATTGTCTTAGTACGGCTGCTGCCCTGTATAGGTGGGGTGCAGTCTGTGCTTGTTTAGGGTGCTTGAACATTAGTGATTGCCTGCATTTTATGGCTGTCTGGGATAAAAGTTGTCATGTTCTTGGTTGCTGCATGGAGAGCTGTTGCTTGCAGTTTGTTTGGAGTGAAGTAAGCCCTTTTTTTGCCTTACATGTTGAATATTTCAATGCGGTCTCTAGTTGAGTTAATTGTGGTATGTCTTTTTTTGTTTCTATTTGATTGGTGGATTGGGGCTACTTGATGGGTGTTTGTGTAGCAGATAATGGCTGTCAATGTTAGGTTAGTGATTAGGAGTATTTGTCTGCATTTTATGTTAGATATAGTTAGTCGTTTGGTTTTGGTTGGTGTTTCTTTGAAGCTGATAGTGTCTGGGGTCATGGACTGAATGGTGATTAAGAATTGATTGGCTTGCTTTAGATTGGGATTCTCTTAGGTGAGGGTTTTGGTAGTGCTGGTGGGTAGGTAGATGCCTTGGCACGGTTTGGACCGGGCTTGGTCTTTCCAGAGGAATCAGCGCTTAGCAGCGTGCCACtgaaagcagtcaggcctattctCTTAACTAGCGTAGAACACTTTGACAAACTTAATCTAGATGTCCAATATTAACCTGTTGTTTGCAAATTATGTTTAAGCCTTGAACCTTGCCTGCTTCAGCATGGAGAGATTGATGCGGAGGAGCGTCGAGGTGGGAGATTCAGGACTCCGTCTTCATGTTTAACTTTGAGCCATGGTCGTTCCTTTACACTTCATGCGGCCtccaactgtttttcttgttttgtacaaataagaagaaatgttttaatgtatattttaacaACAGAATGCTATTTTGTTATTATTAAGGATCCTTTTTGTTACTTTCTGAATTGGGGTAGACGAGGTTAACCAGAAATAAGCTCT is a window encoding:
- the FRMD5 gene encoding FERM domain-containing protein 5 isoform X4 codes for the protein MVLTHIHARSDATKMKFEGKTFQLHASEKEERRMVLTYFAPTPEACKHLWKCGVENQAFYKLEKSSQVRTVSSSNLFFKGSRFRYSGRVAKEVMESSAKIKREPPEIHRAGLVPSRSCPSITHGPRLTSVPRTRRRAVHISIMEGLESLRDSAHSTPVRSTSHNDTFGSHARNFTVERGTGATVISDEAYNPSESMLPTPVAEKNLELVLGRQINGAPCSIEEERESEPGTPVPLTEEAGGLLPCALTASGEAEPPNTVALSVLRLLPVALGILFALLLLLIILTESDLDIAFLRDIRQTPEFEQFHYQYFCPLRRWCACRVRTLLSLLLDS